Proteins encoded by one window of Bradyrhizobium sp. B097:
- a CDS encoding DUF2306 domain-containing protein: MSLAPLLDAAPAIPLHAFAAMAAFVLGSIQLAAPKGTLPHRTLGWIWVILMLVVAGSSFWIHQIQLVGPWSPIHLLSIFSLVMLVLGVTAARSHNVRRHKFTMIGIFFGALVIAGLFTFVPGRIMHAVVFGH, translated from the coding sequence ATGAGCCTCGCGCCATTGCTCGACGCTGCGCCTGCGATCCCGCTCCATGCCTTTGCCGCGATGGCTGCCTTCGTGCTCGGCTCCATCCAGCTCGCGGCCCCGAAGGGCACGCTGCCGCACCGGACGCTGGGCTGGATCTGGGTGATCCTGATGCTGGTCGTCGCCGGGAGCTCGTTCTGGATCCATCAGATCCAGCTGGTGGGCCCGTGGAGTCCGATACACCTGCTGTCGATCTTCTCACTGGTCATGCTGGTGCTCGGCGTGACGGCCGCGCGGAGCCACAACGTCCGCCGCCACAAGTTCACGATGATCGGCATTTTCTTCGGCGCGCTGGTGATTGCCGGCCTGTTCACCTTCGTGCCCGGGCGGATCATGCACGCAGTGGTGTTCGGGCACTGA
- a CDS encoding outer membrane beta-barrel protein encodes MKKFLLATVALIAFAAPAAAADLAARPYTKAPPPMIAAVYDWSGFYIGANGGWGSSHNCWDQIPGGILLGSDGCHDATGGVAGGQIGYRWQAGTWVFGLEAQGDWADLKGSNNSAIFPGLFTNQSKIDAFGLFTGQIGYAVNNVLLYAKGGAALTDNRFSTYFTPTGVLAGRTTDTRWGGTIGAGIEVGFAPNWTAGVEYDHLFMQDKTYNLTTPTGALFSGIRDRQDVDLVTVRVNYKWGGPVVARY; translated from the coding sequence ATGAAGAAGTTTTTGCTCGCGACGGTTGCGCTGATTGCGTTCGCTGCGCCGGCCGCGGCCGCCGATCTCGCTGCGCGCCCCTACACCAAGGCGCCGCCGCCAATGATCGCCGCCGTCTATGACTGGAGCGGCTTCTACATCGGCGCCAACGGCGGCTGGGGCTCAAGCCACAATTGCTGGGACCAGATCCCGGGCGGCATCCTGCTCGGCTCGGATGGTTGCCATGATGCGACCGGCGGCGTTGCCGGTGGCCAGATCGGCTATCGCTGGCAGGCTGGCACCTGGGTGTTCGGCCTCGAAGCGCAAGGCGACTGGGCTGACTTGAAGGGCAGCAACAACAGCGCGATCTTCCCGGGTCTGTTCACCAACCAGAGCAAGATCGACGCGTTCGGCCTGTTCACCGGCCAGATCGGCTACGCCGTCAACAACGTGCTGCTTTACGCCAAGGGCGGTGCCGCGCTGACCGACAACCGCTTCAGCACCTACTTCACGCCGACCGGCGTGCTCGCCGGCCGCACGACCGACACCCGTTGGGGCGGCACCATCGGCGCCGGCATCGAAGTCGGCTTCGCGCCGAACTGGACCGCCGGTGTCGAGTACGACCACCTGTTCATGCAGGACAAGACCTACAACCTCACCACCCCGACCGGCGCGCTGTTCAGCGGCATCCGCGATCGCCAGGACGTCGACCTCGTCACCGTCCGCGTGAACTACAAGTGGGGTGGCCCGGTGGTTGCGCGCTACTGA
- a CDS encoding single-stranded DNA-binding protein encodes MAGSVNKVILVGNLGKDPEIRRTQDGRPIANLSIATSETWRDKGTGERKEKTEWHRVVIFNEGLCKVAEQYLKKGAKVYIEGQLQTRKWTDQSGVEKYSTEVVLQGFNSNLTMLDGRGGGGGSFADDGGGSDFGSSGPVSSAPRRAVAAGGGSRNSDMDDDIPF; translated from the coding sequence ATGGCGGGAAGCGTGAACAAGGTGATCCTGGTTGGAAACCTCGGCAAGGATCCGGAGATCCGGCGGACGCAGGACGGCCGTCCGATCGCCAATCTTTCCATCGCCACCTCGGAGACCTGGCGCGACAAGGGCACCGGCGAGCGCAAGGAAAAGACCGAGTGGCACCGCGTCGTGATCTTCAACGAAGGCCTCTGCAAGGTCGCCGAGCAGTACCTGAAGAAGGGCGCCAAGGTGTACATCGAGGGTCAGTTGCAGACCCGCAAATGGACCGACCAGAGCGGCGTCGAGAAGTACTCGACCGAGGTCGTGCTGCAGGGCTTCAACTCCAACCTCACCATGCTCGACGGGCGGGGCGGCGGAGGCGGCAGCTTCGCCGATGATGGCGGCGGCAGCGATTTCGGCTCGTCCGGTCCGGTCAGCTCAGCGCCGCGCCGCGCGGTCGCCGCCGGCGGCGGCAGCCGCAACAGCGACATGGACGACGACATCCCGTTCTGA
- the gyrA gene encoding DNA gyrase subunit A produces the protein MSEPEDDKPGEPPVPSDIRPVSILDEMKKSYLDYAMSVIVSRALPDARDGLKPVHRRILYSMHEQGHTPDKKYVKSARVVGDVIGKYHPHGDQSIYDAMVRMAQDFSLRVPLIDGQGNFGSVDGDPPAAYRYTEARLTKAALAVLADIDMDTVDFQPNYDNSEKEPAVLPARFPNLLVNGAGGIAVGMATNIPPHNLGEVVDACVALIDNPALTIDELIDIIPGPDFPTGGIILGRQGIRSAYHLGRGSIVMRGKVAIDTIRKDREAIIITEIPYQVNKATMVERIADLVKEKKIEGIGDLRDESDRDGYRVVIELKREAVPDVVLNQLYRFTPLQTNFPANILALDSGRPQTMNLKDLLTIFVAFREQVVTRRTKFLLGKARDRAHILVGLAIAVANIDEMIRVIRTSPDPNTAREALMSRDWPARDVEAMITLIDDPRHRINDDGTLRLSMEQARAILDLRLQRLTALGRDEISEELDKLAAEIADYLDILRSRARVQGIVKTELAEVKQQFATPRKTVIIEQEGEVEDEDLIQREDMVVTVSHAGYVKRVPLSTYRAQRRGGKGRAGMQTRDEDFVARLFVASTHTPVLFFSSRGQVYKEKVWRLPMAAPNARGKALINILPLEQGERITTIMPLPEDESSWGNLDVMFATTSGTVRRNKLSDFVDVRRSGIIAMKLGEGEAIVDVQICTERDDVLLTAAGGQCIRFPVTDVRVFTGRTSMGVRGIALAEADKLISLAILRHVETTSDERSAYLKMRRAVAGEATAEEPADAEGEETTNAIQLSQERYAELSAAEQVVLTVSVNGFGKRTSSYEYRTTGRGGKGIVAMSVNNRNGNLVASFPVEDADQIMLVTDKGQLIRCPVADIRVAGRSTQGVIVFDTAEDEHVVSVEHIPEEENGANGNGE, from the coding sequence TTGTCCGAACCCGAAGACGACAAGCCCGGCGAGCCGCCGGTGCCCTCCGATATTCGTCCCGTTTCCATTCTCGACGAGATGAAGAAGTCCTACCTCGATTACGCGATGAGCGTGATCGTGTCGCGTGCGTTGCCCGATGCGCGCGACGGGCTCAAGCCGGTGCACCGGCGCATCCTCTATTCGATGCATGAGCAGGGACACACGCCGGACAAGAAATACGTCAAGTCCGCGCGCGTCGTCGGCGACGTGATCGGTAAATATCATCCGCATGGCGACCAGTCGATTTACGACGCGATGGTCCGCATGGCGCAGGACTTCTCGCTGCGGGTGCCGCTGATCGACGGCCAGGGCAATTTCGGCTCGGTCGACGGCGATCCGCCGGCGGCCTATCGATATACCGAGGCACGGCTGACCAAGGCGGCGCTTGCCGTTCTGGCCGACATCGACATGGACACCGTCGATTTCCAGCCGAACTACGACAACTCGGAGAAGGAGCCGGCGGTTCTGCCGGCCCGCTTCCCGAACCTCCTGGTCAATGGCGCCGGCGGCATCGCCGTCGGCATGGCGACCAACATCCCGCCGCACAATCTCGGCGAGGTCGTCGACGCCTGCGTGGCGCTGATCGACAATCCGGCGCTCACGATCGACGAGTTGATCGACATCATTCCCGGACCGGACTTCCCGACCGGCGGCATCATCCTGGGCCGCCAGGGCATCCGCTCGGCCTACCATCTCGGCCGCGGCTCGATCGTGATGCGCGGCAAGGTGGCGATCGACACCATCCGGAAGGATCGCGAAGCGATCATCATCACCGAGATTCCCTATCAGGTGAACAAGGCGACGATGGTCGAGCGTATCGCCGATCTCGTAAAAGAGAAGAAGATCGAGGGCATCGGCGACCTGCGCGACGAGTCCGATCGTGACGGCTATCGCGTCGTCATCGAGCTGAAGCGCGAAGCGGTGCCCGACGTGGTGCTGAACCAGCTCTACCGGTTCACGCCGCTGCAGACGAATTTCCCGGCCAACATCCTGGCGCTGGATTCCGGCCGTCCGCAGACGATGAATCTGAAGGACCTGCTCACCATCTTCGTCGCGTTCCGCGAGCAGGTGGTGACCCGGCGGACCAAGTTCCTGCTCGGCAAGGCCCGCGATCGCGCCCACATCTTGGTTGGCCTTGCGATCGCCGTCGCCAACATCGATGAGATGATCCGTGTCATCCGAACCTCGCCCGATCCGAACACCGCGCGCGAGGCCCTGATGTCGCGCGACTGGCCGGCACGCGACGTCGAGGCGATGATCACGCTGATCGACGATCCCCGGCATCGCATCAACGATGACGGCACGCTCCGGCTGTCGATGGAGCAGGCCAGGGCCATCCTCGATCTTCGGCTGCAGCGCCTGACCGCGCTGGGACGGGACGAAATATCCGAGGAGCTCGACAAGCTCGCGGCTGAGATCGCCGATTATCTCGACATCCTGCGCTCGCGTGCCCGCGTGCAGGGCATCGTCAAGACCGAGCTCGCCGAGGTGAAGCAGCAGTTCGCCACCCCGCGCAAGACCGTCATCATCGAGCAGGAAGGCGAGGTCGAGGACGAAGACCTGATCCAGCGCGAGGACATGGTCGTCACCGTGTCGCATGCGGGCTACGTCAAGCGCGTGCCGCTGTCGACCTACCGGGCGCAGCGCCGCGGCGGCAAGGGCCGCGCCGGCATGCAGACCCGCGACGAGGATTTCGTCGCGCGGCTGTTCGTGGCCTCGACCCACACGCCGGTGCTGTTCTTCTCGTCGCGCGGCCAAGTCTACAAGGAGAAGGTCTGGCGGCTGCCGATGGCTGCGCCAAACGCGCGCGGCAAGGCGCTGATCAACATCCTGCCGCTGGAGCAGGGCGAGCGCATCACCACGATCATGCCGCTGCCGGAGGATGAATCCTCCTGGGGCAATCTCGACGTGATGTTCGCGACCACCAGCGGCACCGTTCGCCGCAACAAGCTGTCCGATTTCGTCGACGTCCGCCGCTCCGGCATCATCGCCATGAAGCTCGGCGAGGGCGAGGCGATCGTCGACGTGCAGATCTGCACCGAGCGCGACGACGTGCTGCTGACCGCCGCCGGCGGCCAGTGCATCCGCTTCCCGGTCACCGATGTGCGCGTCTTCACCGGCCGTACCTCGATGGGCGTGCGCGGTATCGCGCTGGCCGAGGCCGACAAGCTGATCTCGCTGGCGATCCTGCGCCATGTCGAGACCACTTCGGACGAGCGCTCAGCCTACCTGAAGATGCGCCGAGCGGTGGCCGGCGAGGCGACGGCCGAGGAGCCCGCGGATGCCGAGGGCGAGGAGACGACGAACGCGATCCAGCTGTCGCAGGAGCGCTACGCCGAGCTGTCGGCTGCCGAGCAGGTGGTGCTCACCGTCTCCGTCAACGGCTTCGGCAAGCGGACCTCGTCCTACGAGTACCGCACCACCGGCCGCGGCGGCAAAGGCATCGTCGCGATGAGCGTCAACAACCGCAACGGCAACCTGGTGGCGTCGTTCCCGGTCGAGGACGCCGACCAGATCATGCTGGTCACGGACAAGGGGCAGCTGATCCGCTGCCCGGTGGCCGACATCCGCGTCGCCGGGCGCTCGACCCAGGGCGTGATCGTGTTCGATACCGCCGAGGACGAGCATGTGGTCTCGGTCGAGCACATTCCGGAGGAAGAGAACGGCGCGAACGGGAACGGCGAGTAG
- the uvrA gene encoding excinuclease ABC subunit UvrA has protein sequence MDEVLKAKRQQNAGSSSRAITIRGAREHNLKNIDVEIPRDKLVVFTGLSGSGKSSLAFDTIYAEGQRRYVESLSAYARQFLEMMQKPDVDQIDGLSPAISIEQKTTSKNPRSTVGTVTEIYDYMRLLWARVGVPYSPATGLPIESQIVSQMVDRVLALPEGTRLYLLAPVVRGRKGEYKKELAEYLKKGFQRVKIDGTFHELSEAPALDKKFPHDIDVVVDRIVVRPDLSQRLAESFETALKLAEGLAVIEYADAPAAAPAEDKKKTAKIHDKSGPERILFSEKFACPVSGFTIPEIEPRLFSFNNPYGACPACGGLGVEQHIDEDLVIPDKELTLRKGAIAPWAKSSSPYYIQTLTALGKHYKFTLDTKWKDLTKKVQAALLHGSGDDEIKFSYEDGVRSYDTKKPFEGVVTNINRRYRETESEWAREELGKYFSDVPCAGCNGYRLKPEALCVKIGAKHIGEISELSVRRAGEWFETVPEALNAQQNEIAARILKEIRERLTFLLDVGLNYLTLSRSSGTLSGGESQRIRLASQIGSGLTGVLYVLDEPSIGLHQRDNARLLDTLKRLRDLGNTVVVVEHDEDAIRLADYVLDIGPGAGMHGGHIVAEGTPDQIMRNPKSLTGKYLTGELSVPVPDRRPPNHRRTIKVINARGNNLKNVSAEIPLGLFTCVTGVSGGGKSTLLIDTLYKSIARKLNNASEGAAPHDRIEGLEHIDKIIDIDQSPIGRTPRSNPATYTGAFTPIREWFAGLPEAKARGYEPGRFSFNVKGGRCEACQGDGVIKIEMHFLPDVYVTCDTCKGKRYNRETLEVLFKGKSIADVLDMTVEEAAEFFKAVPRVRETFQTLHRVGLDYIHVGQQATTLSGGEAQRVKLAKELSKRATGRTLYILDEPTTGLHFHDVAKLLEVLHELVAQGNTVVVIEHNLEVIKTADWVIDLGPEGGDGGGEIVAWGPPEDIVKAPRSYTGKFLAPVLKKANSKPRKSSSASEAAE, from the coding sequence ATGGATGAAGTGCTCAAGGCGAAGCGCCAACAGAACGCCGGCTCCTCATCGCGCGCCATCACGATCCGCGGCGCGCGCGAACACAATCTGAAGAACATCGACGTCGAGATTCCGCGCGACAAGCTCGTGGTGTTCACCGGCCTGTCCGGCTCCGGCAAATCGTCGCTCGCATTCGACACGATCTATGCCGAGGGCCAGCGCCGCTACGTCGAGTCGCTGTCGGCCTATGCGCGCCAGTTCCTCGAGATGATGCAGAAGCCGGACGTCGACCAGATCGACGGCCTGTCGCCGGCGATCTCGATCGAGCAGAAGACGACGTCGAAGAATCCGCGCTCCACCGTCGGCACCGTGACCGAGATCTACGACTATATGCGCCTGCTGTGGGCGCGCGTCGGCGTGCCCTATTCGCCGGCCACGGGCCTTCCGATCGAAAGCCAGATCGTCTCGCAGATGGTCGACCGCGTGCTGGCGCTGCCGGAAGGCACCCGCCTCTATCTGCTGGCGCCGGTCGTGCGCGGCCGCAAGGGCGAGTACAAGAAGGAACTCGCCGAGTACCTCAAGAAGGGCTTTCAGCGCGTCAAGATCGACGGCACCTTCCATGAGCTGTCGGAGGCGCCCGCGCTCGACAAGAAATTTCCGCACGACATCGACGTCGTGGTCGACCGCATCGTGGTGCGTCCCGACCTCTCCCAGCGCCTCGCCGAAAGTTTCGAGACCGCGCTGAAGCTCGCCGAGGGCCTCGCCGTGATCGAATACGCCGACGCGCCGGCGGCAGCACCGGCCGAGGACAAGAAGAAGACCGCGAAGATCCACGACAAGAGCGGGCCCGAGCGCATCCTGTTCTCGGAGAAGTTCGCCTGCCCGGTTTCCGGCTTCACCATCCCCGAGATCGAGCCGCGCCTGTTCTCGTTCAACAACCCCTATGGCGCCTGTCCTGCCTGCGGCGGCCTCGGCGTCGAGCAGCATATCGACGAGGACCTGGTCATCCCCGACAAGGAGCTGACCTTGCGCAAGGGCGCGATCGCGCCCTGGGCGAAATCGTCGTCGCCCTATTACATCCAGACCCTGACCGCGCTCGGCAAGCACTACAAGTTCACGCTCGACACCAAGTGGAAGGACCTGACCAAGAAGGTGCAGGCCGCGCTGCTGCACGGCTCGGGCGACGACGAGATCAAGTTCTCCTATGAGGACGGCGTCCGCTCCTACGACACCAAGAAGCCGTTCGAGGGCGTCGTCACCAACATCAATCGCCGCTACCGCGAGACCGAGAGCGAGTGGGCGCGCGAGGAGCTCGGCAAGTATTTCTCAGACGTGCCCTGCGCCGGCTGCAACGGCTACCGGCTGAAGCCCGAGGCGCTGTGCGTCAAGATCGGGGCTAAGCATATCGGCGAGATCTCCGAGCTCTCGGTCAGGCGCGCCGGCGAATGGTTCGAGACCGTGCCGGAGGCGCTGAATGCGCAGCAGAACGAGATCGCCGCGCGCATCCTCAAGGAGATCCGCGAGCGCCTGACCTTCCTGCTCGACGTCGGCCTCAATTACCTGACGCTGTCGCGCTCGTCCGGCACGCTGTCCGGCGGCGAGAGCCAGCGCATCCGCCTCGCCTCGCAGATCGGCTCAGGCCTGACCGGCGTGCTGTACGTGCTGGACGAGCCGTCGATCGGCCTGCACCAGCGCGACAATGCCCGCCTGCTCGACACGCTGAAGCGGCTTCGCGACCTCGGCAATACCGTGGTCGTGGTCGAGCATGACGAGGACGCCATCCGGCTTGCCGACTATGTGCTCGATATCGGCCCCGGCGCCGGCATGCATGGCGGCCACATCGTCGCCGAAGGCACGCCCGACCAGATCATGCGCAACCCGAAATCGCTGACCGGCAAATATCTCACCGGCGAGCTTTCGGTCCCCGTGCCCGACCGGCGGCCGCCGAACCACCGGCGCACCATCAAGGTCATCAACGCCCGCGGCAACAATCTGAAGAACGTCTCGGCCGAGATCCCGCTCGGCCTGTTCACCTGCGTGACCGGCGTTTCCGGCGGCGGCAAGTCGACCTTGCTGATCGACACGCTCTACAAGTCGATCGCGCGCAAGCTGAACAATGCCAGCGAAGGCGCGGCGCCGCACGACCGCATCGAGGGCCTCGAGCACATCGACAAGATCATCGACATCGACCAGTCGCCGATCGGCCGCACCCCGCGCTCCAACCCCGCGACCTATACCGGCGCCTTCACGCCGATCCGCGAATGGTTCGCCGGCCTCCCCGAGGCAAAGGCACGCGGCTACGAGCCCGGGCGCTTCTCCTTCAACGTCAAGGGCGGCCGCTGCGAGGCCTGCCAGGGCGACGGCGTCATCAAGATCGAGATGCATTTCCTGCCCGACGTCTACGTCACCTGCGACACCTGCAAGGGCAAGCGCTACAACCGCGAGACGCTGGAGGTGCTGTTCAAGGGCAAGAGCATCGCCGACGTGCTCGACATGACCGTCGAGGAGGCCGCCGAATTCTTCAAGGCGGTGCCGCGGGTGCGCGAGACCTTCCAGACCCTGCACCGGGTCGGCCTCGACTACATCCATGTCGGCCAGCAGGCCACCACGCTGTCCGGCGGCGAAGCCCAGCGCGTCAAGCTGGCAAAGGAGCTGTCAAAGCGCGCCACCGGCCGTACGCTCTACATCCTGGACGAGCCGACCACTGGCCTGCACTTCCACGACGTCGCCAAGCTGCTGGAGGTGCTGCACGAGCTGGTCGCCCAGGGCAACACGGTGGTGGTGATCGAGCACAATCTCGAGGTCATCAAGACCGCCGACTGGGTGATCGACCTCGGCCCCGAGGGCGGCGACGGCGGCGGCGAGATCGTCGCCTGGGGCCCGCCCGAGGACATCGTCAAGGCACCGCGCAGCTACACCGGCAAGTTTTTGGCGCCGGTGCTGAAGAAGGCGAACAGCAAGCCGAGGAAGAGCAGCAGCGCAAGCGAGGCGGCGGAGTAA
- a CDS encoding KUP/HAK/KT family potassium transporter codes for MVSSGHPPSSPLPVAVTLGALGVVYGDIGTSPLYALKEAAKAAAHGGPLTQSAVLGVVSLILWALILIISVKYAMLILRADNRGEGGIVALLALLSARNAAPGTWRSHLLVVGLIGAALLYGDGAITPAISVLSAIEGLKVDAPSLTPAVVPLTVVILIGLFFMQKQGTGFIGKIFGPVMLFWFAVLAALGIHGIVKAPGVLVALSPFYAFDFLIHQDFHVSFAILGAAFLAVTGGEAMYADMGHFGRFPIRLAWFAVCLPALVLNYFGQAGELINDPNSIDNPFFQLAPDWAHYPLVLLATVATVIASQAIISGVFSLTQQSIQLGFLPRMHIQHTTSDAIGQIYVPLVNWLLAAGTLGAVLAFGTSDALAGAYGIAVSLLMAITTLLAALVAIQWGYSPIIVIAVNGFFFIIDAIFFAANTEKLFEGGWFPLLLAAAVAFLMMTWRGGVKLVEKARGKLRQPEEDLIETAVNKCSARLPGTAVFLASAPNGVPLALTQFVKHNHVLHQRVLLVTVQIEERPRIPDEERADVNEISPGITRIILHYGFMQYPTIYEGLQLACRQGKLPGIDLSDVTYYIGRETIIPREDVPGMWVWRESLFAFLQRNAERSAAFFGVPTGQVVEFGTEIEI; via the coding sequence ATCGTTTCTTCTGGCCATCCTCCCAGCAGTCCGCTCCCGGTCGCGGTCACACTCGGTGCCCTGGGTGTGGTCTATGGCGACATCGGCACCAGCCCCCTCTACGCCCTGAAGGAAGCCGCCAAGGCCGCCGCCCATGGTGGGCCGCTGACGCAAAGTGCCGTGCTCGGCGTGGTCTCGCTGATCCTGTGGGCGCTGATCCTGATCATCTCGGTCAAATACGCGATGCTGATCCTGCGCGCGGACAACCGCGGCGAAGGCGGTATCGTCGCGCTGCTGGCGCTGCTCTCGGCGCGCAATGCGGCGCCCGGCACCTGGCGCTCCCATCTGCTGGTGGTCGGCCTGATCGGCGCCGCCCTGCTCTACGGCGACGGCGCGATCACGCCGGCGATTTCAGTGCTGTCGGCGATCGAAGGCCTCAAGGTCGACGCGCCCTCGCTGACGCCGGCGGTGGTGCCGCTCACCGTCGTCATCCTGATCGGCCTGTTCTTCATGCAGAAGCAGGGTACGGGCTTCATCGGCAAGATCTTCGGCCCGGTGATGCTGTTCTGGTTCGCCGTGCTCGCAGCGCTCGGCATTCACGGCATCGTCAAGGCGCCCGGCGTGCTGGTCGCGCTGAGCCCGTTCTATGCATTCGATTTCCTGATCCATCAGGATTTCCACGTCAGCTTTGCCATCCTCGGCGCCGCATTCCTTGCCGTCACCGGCGGCGAGGCGATGTACGCCGACATGGGGCATTTCGGCCGCTTTCCGATCCGGCTCGCCTGGTTCGCCGTCTGCCTGCCCGCGCTGGTGCTGAACTATTTCGGCCAGGCCGGTGAACTGATCAACGACCCGAATTCGATCGACAACCCGTTCTTCCAGCTCGCCCCCGACTGGGCACATTACCCGCTCGTCCTGCTCGCGACCGTAGCGACCGTGATCGCCTCGCAGGCCATCATCTCCGGCGTGTTCTCGCTGACCCAGCAATCGATCCAACTCGGCTTCCTGCCGCGCATGCATATCCAACACACCACGAGCGACGCGATCGGGCAGATCTATGTGCCTCTGGTGAACTGGCTGCTCGCGGCCGGCACGCTCGGCGCGGTGCTGGCGTTCGGCACCTCCGACGCGCTCGCCGGCGCCTACGGCATCGCGGTGTCGCTGTTGATGGCGATCACCACACTGCTCGCCGCGCTGGTCGCGATCCAGTGGGGCTATTCGCCGATCATCGTGATCGCGGTGAACGGCTTCTTCTTCATCATCGATGCGATCTTCTTTGCGGCGAACACCGAGAAACTCTTTGAAGGCGGCTGGTTCCCGCTGCTGCTCGCGGCTGCCGTGGCGTTCCTGATGATGACCTGGCGCGGCGGCGTCAAGCTGGTCGAGAAGGCGCGCGGCAAGCTGCGCCAGCCCGAAGAGGATCTGATCGAGACCGCGGTCAACAAGTGCAGCGCCCGCCTGCCCGGCACCGCGGTGTTCCTGGCCTCGGCCCCCAACGGCGTGCCGCTCGCGCTGACCCAGTTCGTCAAGCACAATCACGTTCTGCATCAGCGCGTGCTATTGGTCACCGTGCAGATCGAGGAGCGGCCACGAATTCCCGACGAGGAACGCGCCGACGTGAACGAGATCAGCCCGGGTATCACCCGGATCATCCTGCACTACGGCTTCATGCAGTACCCGACGATCTACGAAGGGCTGCAGCTCGCCTGCCGGCAGGGCAAGCTGCCCGGCATCGATCTCTCGGACGTGACCTACTACATCGGCCGTGAAACCATCATCCCGCGCGAGGACGTTCCGGGCATGTGGGTATGGCGTGAATCGCTGTTCGCCTTCCTGCAGCGCAACGCCGAGCGGTCGGCGGCGTTCTTCGGCGTGCCGACCGGACAGGTCGTGGAGTTCGGCACCGAGATCGAGATTTGA
- a CDS encoding outer membrane beta-barrel protein, with translation MRNVLLASAGMFAFSAIAPAMAADMAARAPYVKAPPPAAIYNWTGFYIGGFGGYASEDSGNPKMEGGFGGGTIGYNWQAGNIVYGLEADGAWADVNASATAFGITATSKIESLGTARGRIGFAVDKVLFYGTGGYAWADNKLTLSAGGVSVSQSNFHSGWTVGAGIEAFIAPQWSIKGEYLYRSLGGETYFGIPSADINLHTVQFGVNYHFGGPIVAKY, from the coding sequence ATCAGGAATGTTTTGCTGGCATCGGCCGGCATGTTTGCCTTCAGCGCAATTGCACCGGCGATGGCCGCCGACATGGCGGCCCGCGCGCCTTACGTGAAGGCTCCGCCGCCGGCCGCGATCTACAACTGGACCGGCTTCTACATCGGCGGCTTCGGTGGCTATGCCAGCGAGGACTCCGGCAACCCGAAGATGGAAGGCGGCTTCGGCGGCGGCACCATCGGCTACAATTGGCAGGCCGGCAACATCGTGTACGGCCTCGAGGCTGACGGCGCCTGGGCTGACGTCAATGCGTCCGCTACCGCTTTCGGCATCACCGCGACGAGCAAGATCGAGTCGCTCGGCACCGCGCGCGGCCGCATCGGCTTCGCCGTCGACAAGGTGCTGTTCTACGGCACCGGCGGCTACGCCTGGGCCGACAACAAGCTCACCCTCAGCGCTGGCGGCGTGAGCGTCTCGCAGAGCAACTTCCACTCCGGCTGGACGGTCGGCGCCGGCATCGAGGCGTTCATCGCGCCGCAGTGGTCGATCAAGGGCGAGTACCTGTATCGCAGCCTCGGCGGCGAGACCTACTTCGGCATTCCGTCTGCCGACATCAACCTGCACACCGTGCAGTTCGGCGTGAACTATCACTTCGGCGGCCCGATCGTCGCCAAGTACTGA
- a CDS encoding transglutaminase family protein, with the protein MKLRVGFEMHYEFPQPTPMIMVLGTHFTRASDIIVPDHLTTSPAVPITPYRDGFGNWCSRIVAPAGPMRLAADGVVRDSGAPDPVLASAGQHAVEDLPADTLVYLLGSRYCETDRLSEIAWKLFEGTPPGWPRVQAICDFVHHHIAFGYEHARATKTAREVFDEGKGVCRDYAHLAIAFCRCMNIPARYCTGYLSDIGTPLPWAAGDFAGWFEAYLGGRWHMFDPRNNVPRIGRVLIAQGRDASDVPITQTFGPNTLISFKVWTDEAAS; encoded by the coding sequence ATGAAGCTTCGCGTCGGATTCGAAATGCACTACGAGTTCCCCCAGCCGACGCCCATGATCATGGTGCTGGGCACGCATTTCACGCGTGCGTCCGACATCATCGTCCCCGACCACCTGACCACCAGCCCCGCGGTGCCGATCACGCCGTATCGCGACGGATTCGGCAATTGGTGCAGCCGTATCGTCGCGCCGGCCGGTCCGATGCGCCTGGCGGCCGATGGCGTCGTGCGCGACAGCGGCGCGCCTGATCCGGTGCTTGCTTCGGCAGGCCAGCACGCGGTCGAGGACTTGCCGGCGGACACGCTGGTCTATCTGCTCGGCAGCCGCTATTGCGAGACCGACCGGCTTTCGGAAATCGCATGGAAGCTGTTCGAGGGCACGCCGCCCGGCTGGCCGCGGGTCCAGGCCATTTGCGACTTCGTCCATCACCACATCGCTTTCGGCTACGAGCACGCCCGCGCCACCAAGACGGCGCGGGAGGTCTTCGACGAAGGCAAGGGCGTGTGCCGCGACTACGCGCATCTCGCTATTGCCTTCTGCCGCTGCATGAACATTCCGGCGCGCTATTGCACCGGCTATCTCAGCGACATCGGCACCCCGCTGCCTTGGGCGGCTGGTGATTTCGCCGGCTGGTTCGAGGCCTATCTCGGCGGCCGCTGGCATATGTTCGATCCGCGCAACAATGTGCCGAGGATCGGCCGGGTTCTGATCGCACAGGGACGGGATGCCTCCGACGTTCCGATCACCCAGACGTTTGGGCCAAACACACTGATCTCGTTCAAGGTCTGGACCGACGAGGCCGCGTCATGA